In Thermorudis peleae, a genomic segment contains:
- a CDS encoding ABC transporter permease — translation MESRAVSVETPSPEALHEFGQLERQERRRRLLVHILQVLVLVGILAAWQLVTTIGWVSPFFVSQPTAIFHRLVTWFGTGFIYRHIEATIYETIVSFIVGVLFGILFGFLLARSALLADVLQPYVAMLNALPRVVLAPIFVLWFGLGMLSKIALGVSLVFFIVFYNTFQGVREADPRVIDKARMLGATEWQVIRHVQLPSAITWILSSLHTSFGFALAGVVVGEYLGATHGIGYLVALNEGNFDSTGVFAGMTVLAILVLVIELGIGPLERWLLRWQPQQEASRVREG, via the coding sequence ATGGAATCGCGTGCGGTAAGCGTGGAGACACCGTCTCCGGAAGCGCTCCACGAATTTGGACAACTGGAACGGCAAGAGCGTCGACGCCGTCTTCTTGTCCACATTCTCCAAGTGCTTGTGCTCGTTGGAATTCTCGCTGCCTGGCAGTTGGTGACAACTATAGGCTGGGTTAGCCCATTCTTCGTCAGCCAGCCGACAGCAATCTTCCATCGTCTTGTCACCTGGTTTGGGACAGGATTTATCTATCGACATATTGAGGCGACGATCTATGAGACCATTGTTTCGTTTATCGTTGGTGTTCTGTTCGGGATCCTCTTTGGATTTTTGCTTGCTCGGAGCGCGTTGCTGGCTGACGTCCTGCAACCGTACGTCGCCATGCTCAACGCGTTGCCACGTGTCGTCCTTGCGCCGATTTTTGTTCTCTGGTTTGGGCTTGGCATGCTCTCGAAGATTGCGCTTGGGGTCTCGCTTGTGTTCTTTATTGTCTTCTACAACACGTTTCAAGGTGTGCGTGAAGCTGACCCACGAGTCATCGACAAGGCGCGCATGCTTGGGGCAACTGAGTGGCAAGTTATTCGCCATGTCCAATTGCCGTCGGCAATCACCTGGATCCTTTCAAGCCTTCATACGAGCTTTGGGTTCGCTCTTGCTGGTGTCGTGGTCGGTGAATATCTCGGGGCAACGCATGGGATTGGTTATCTCGTTGCTCTCAACGAAGGGAATTTTGATAGTACCGGCGTCTTTGCTGGCATGACGGTTCTTGCGATCTTGGTCTTGGTGATCGAGCTTGGTATTGGTCCCCTTGAGCGATGGTTGCTCCGCTGGCAGCCACAGCAGGAAGCTAGTCGCGTGCGAGAAGGTTAA
- a CDS encoding ABC transporter substrate-binding protein: MQHQGMMPSLTRCTRRAVLRWALGAGLSSPVVAGLLAACGSNATPTASTSSGGASTAASLTPTTSRPTSVVTVTTNTATAPAASATAVGTASPVALNLPKVTPEKTKITFAVGGQEQFIYLPLTLAKQLGYFQEQGIDVTIANFSGGSKAAEALVGGSADFVMGFYDHTIQVQPKGQYLQSVCLIDQYPGIVLLVSQKAADKIKTLDDLKGKTVGVTAPGSSTQFFLNFILSQHNIPQDAVSVVAIGTGSTAYAAIAEGKVDAGMTVDPAATQLVQDGKATVLWDTRSQKDTVAAFGGPYPAGCFYSKEDFIKNNPQTVQALVNAGLKTLAWIQSHSAAEIADKMPPDFYANNKQLYVSSLQNSLTLFSPNGLMPADGPATVRKVLALSDASVKNAQIDLNRTYTNQFVQAALGK, translated from the coding sequence ATGCAGCATCAAGGGATGATGCCATCATTGACTCGGTGCACTCGGCGAGCAGTGCTTCGCTGGGCGCTTGGCGCCGGACTGTCATCGCCAGTCGTTGCCGGTTTGCTCGCTGCATGTGGTAGTAACGCTACGCCAACTGCGAGCACAAGTAGCGGAGGTGCGAGTACCGCGGCGAGCCTAACCCCGACTACCAGTCGGCCAACGTCCGTGGTCACCGTGACGACGAATACAGCAACAGCACCTGCTGCTTCAGCGACAGCTGTGGGGACGGCGTCTCCAGTTGCCCTGAATTTGCCCAAAGTGACACCCGAGAAGACGAAGATTACCTTCGCAGTTGGTGGTCAAGAGCAGTTCATTTACCTTCCACTGACGTTGGCCAAGCAACTTGGCTACTTCCAGGAACAAGGAATAGATGTCACGATCGCCAATTTTTCCGGTGGCTCGAAGGCTGCTGAGGCATTAGTTGGCGGTAGCGCTGACTTTGTGATGGGATTCTACGACCACACGATACAGGTGCAACCGAAAGGCCAATACCTTCAGTCAGTCTGTCTCATTGACCAGTATCCTGGTATCGTCTTGCTGGTCAGTCAGAAAGCTGCCGATAAAATCAAGACGCTTGATGATCTCAAAGGCAAGACGGTCGGGGTAACGGCTCCTGGCTCTTCCACACAATTTTTCCTGAACTTTATCCTCTCACAACATAATATTCCCCAAGATGCTGTGAGTGTGGTTGCTATTGGTACGGGAAGCACGGCATACGCCGCTATTGCCGAGGGCAAGGTCGATGCTGGGATGACCGTTGATCCTGCTGCAACGCAACTGGTACAAGACGGCAAAGCTACGGTTCTCTGGGATACGCGGTCACAGAAGGACACCGTCGCAGCATTCGGCGGGCCATATCCAGCAGGGTGTTTCTATAGCAAGGAAGATTTTATCAAGAATAATCCACAGACTGTTCAGGCATTGGTTAATGCAGGCTTAAAGACGCTGGCCTGGATTCAATCGCATAGTGCGGCTGAAATTGCTGACAAGATGCCGCCCGATTTCTACGCTAACAACAAGCAACTATATGTCTCATCATTGCAAAATTCCCTGACACTCTTCTCTCCCAATGGGCTGATGCCGGCAGATGGCCCCGCGACGGTGCGGAAAGTGCTGGCTCTTTCTGACGCGTCGGTCAAAAATGCGCAGATCGATCTGAATCGTACCTATACGAACCAGTTTGTTCAGGCCGCATTAGGCAAATAG
- a CDS encoding hydroxymethylglutaryl-CoA lyase translates to MSLPARVRITEVGPRDGLQNEAVILSTEQKCQLIKLLIEAGIREIEVAAFVHPRWMPTMADAEAVLAAVPRGQGVRYSVLIPNLKGYQRAAPLRPDEIVVVCSASERHNQANLNRSTTESLAEFQQVVALARHDHLPVRGAIATAFWCPYEGRISVSRVCDVAEAYAAMGVQEIALADTLGAADPRHVRELVLAVRESTGLPVSLHLHNTAGLALACLVAALDIGVERFDASIGGLGGCPYCPGAAGNVATEDVVFLLERLGIQTGIDQAKLLDAARYVQMLVGHPLHSYRLVTAGTIV, encoded by the coding sequence ATGTCGCTGCCAGCGCGCGTACGCATCACCGAAGTTGGGCCGCGCGATGGACTACAAAATGAAGCGGTAATACTTTCGACTGAACAGAAATGCCAGTTGATCAAGCTCTTGATTGAAGCTGGCATACGCGAAATTGAGGTCGCTGCCTTTGTCCATCCGCGTTGGATGCCGACAATGGCCGATGCTGAGGCTGTGCTTGCCGCGGTACCCCGAGGTCAAGGCGTGCGCTACAGCGTCCTCATTCCAAATCTTAAAGGCTATCAGCGAGCGGCTCCGTTACGACCGGATGAAATTGTCGTGGTGTGCTCGGCAAGTGAGCGACATAATCAGGCAAACCTGAACCGGTCGACAACTGAGTCGCTCGCTGAATTCCAGCAGGTAGTGGCTCTGGCTCGGCACGATCACCTTCCCGTGAGAGGTGCAATTGCAACGGCCTTCTGGTGTCCGTACGAAGGGCGCATCAGTGTCAGCAGAGTTTGCGATGTCGCCGAGGCCTATGCTGCAATGGGCGTTCAAGAAATTGCTTTGGCTGATACCCTTGGTGCTGCCGATCCACGCCATGTACGGGAACTTGTGCTGGCAGTCCGTGAGAGCACGGGCTTGCCAGTAAGCCTCCATCTGCATAACACCGCTGGACTGGCCCTTGCCTGTCTTGTTGCTGCACTCGACATCGGCGTCGAGCGCTTCGACGCATCGATCGGTGGGCTTGGGGGGTGTCCCTACTGCCCTGGAGCCGCTGGCAATGTAGCCACGGAAGATGTGGTGTTTTTGCTGGAGCGACTCGGCATTCAGACAGGAATTGACCAAGCGAAGTTGCTTGACGCCGCTCGCTACGTGCAGATGCTTGTTGGTCATCCGCTGCACAGTTATCGCCTCGTCACTGCTGGGACGATTGTGTAG
- a CDS encoding serine hydrolase domain-containing protein, translated as MSLARALDTVLQQAVERGDVPGVVAFVANDQGLLYEGAFGVRTVGQPDPMSRDAVFWIASMTKPITTVAALQLVEQGKLSLDAPVGLIVPELAEPQVLEGFDESGKPKLRSASRPLTLRHLLTHTSGFSYDFLSSDYQRYMAITGLPSIGTCQRAALALPLLFEPGERWEYGISIDWVGQIVERVTGESLEEYFGKHIFDPLGMRDTRFLLRPDMQARRAGMHLRQPDQRLVPIPFEVPQQPEFFMGGGGLYSTGPDYITFLRMILRGGELDGARILQPETVVAMGTNQIGALAVGALVSADPTQARDLEYFPGLRKKWGFGFMILEEDAPTGRSAGSLAWGGLANTTFWIDPAKRVAAVILLQVLPSGDPLALQLFEAFERALYTQLATR; from the coding sequence ATGAGTCTGGCGCGTGCGCTCGACACGGTGCTACAACAGGCAGTCGAGCGAGGAGATGTGCCAGGAGTCGTTGCGTTTGTTGCCAATGATCAGGGGCTTCTCTATGAAGGAGCCTTTGGTGTTCGCACAGTTGGTCAACCTGATCCGATGTCACGTGACGCAGTCTTTTGGATTGCGTCAATGACGAAGCCCATTACCACCGTTGCCGCATTACAATTGGTTGAGCAGGGAAAACTGAGCCTCGATGCACCTGTTGGCTTAATCGTGCCTGAATTAGCTGAGCCGCAAGTTCTCGAGGGGTTCGATGAGTCAGGGAAGCCGAAGTTGCGCTCAGCGAGTCGCCCACTCACACTCCGACATCTGCTCACGCACACGTCCGGATTTTCCTATGATTTTTTGAGTTCAGACTACCAGCGATATATGGCAATCACCGGCTTGCCTTCGATTGGCACCTGTCAACGCGCGGCTCTCGCATTGCCGCTGCTCTTTGAGCCTGGTGAGCGTTGGGAATATGGCATTAGCATCGACTGGGTTGGCCAGATTGTCGAACGGGTTACTGGTGAATCGCTTGAGGAGTACTTCGGTAAGCACATTTTTGACCCACTCGGCATGAGGGATACACGATTCCTTTTGCGTCCAGATATGCAAGCACGCCGTGCTGGTATGCATCTCCGACAGCCAGATCAACGCCTTGTGCCAATTCCATTTGAGGTACCCCAGCAACCAGAATTCTTTATGGGTGGCGGAGGGCTCTATTCAACTGGACCTGATTACATCACCTTCCTTCGGATGATCTTGCGTGGCGGTGAACTGGATGGCGCGCGCATTTTGCAGCCGGAAACGGTTGTTGCCATGGGCACCAATCAGATTGGGGCACTAGCGGTTGGTGCGCTCGTGAGTGCTGACCCTACACAGGCACGGGATCTTGAATATTTCCCTGGTTTGCGCAAGAAATGGGGCTTTGGCTTCATGATCCTTGAAGAGGATGCGCCAACTGGGCGGAGCGCTGGAAGCTTGGCGTGGGGAGGGCTGGCAAACACAACGTTCTGGATTGATCCTGCCAAGCGCGTTGCAGCTGTGATCTTGCTTCAGGTTCTGCCTTCAGGTGATCCGTTAGCGCTCCAACTCTTCGAAGCATTCGAGCGAGCGCTCTATACCCAGCTTGCTACGCGCTAG